A stretch of Oncorhynchus mykiss isolate Arlee chromosome 26, USDA_OmykA_1.1, whole genome shotgun sequence DNA encodes these proteins:
- the LOC110506754 gene encoding dipeptidase 2 has protein sequence MISRILHRGDFLNLGTNLMLCFLCGMTSGDPTTGSAFGLMTKYSLIDGHNDLALMLRILHGNRLSQVDLHNISKVATDINRLTTGHVGAQVFAAYVLCGAQAKDAVRLTLEQIDVINRMCTENPELELVTSAKELNDTNRIACLISIEGGHSIDSSLPTLRMFYQLGVRSMALTHTCNTPWAESSSTIYDVYQRENDSLTDFGKDVVKEMNRLGMIVDLSHSSWATARAVLQISKAPVIFSHSSAHAVCNHSRNVPDDLLRELKENGGLIMVNLHSGFVACHGQANISIVADHFTHIRKVVGSESIGIGGDFDGASKFPLGLEDVSKYPALIQELLKRHWTENELSGVLRHNFLRVFKEVEKERDRQKAKGTLPSEAQIDLTGVQNPCRLVLRRPYHQTTKMEQMYSKGHSELVVPRSLVWTMVILISCLCVLMDH, from the exons ATGATATCGCGGATACTCCATAGAGGTGATTTTCTAAACCTGGGGACGAACTTGATGCTGTGTTTTCTCTGTGGGATGACATCGGGAGATCCTACAACAGGAAGTGCATTTGGCTTGATGACAAAATATTCTTTGATTGATGG acaTAATGACCTAGCTTTGATGCTGAGGATTCTCCACGGCAACAGACTGAGTCAGGTTGACCTGCACAACATCAGCAAAGTGGCCACGGACATCAACAGACTCACAACGGGACACGTCGGCGCTCAG GTGTTTGCAGCCTACGTGTTGTGTGGCGCCCAGGCGAAGGATGCTGTGAGGCTCACACTGGAACAGATAGACGTGATCAACCGTATGTGTACGGAGAACCCAGAACTGGAGCTAGTTACATCTGCCAAAG AACTAAATGACACTAACAGGATAGCATGTCTGATCAGCATTGAGGGAGGACATTCAATAGACAGCAGCCTGCCAACCCTGCGTATGTTTTACCAGCTGGGGGTTCGCTCCATGGCCCTCACACACACCTGCAATACACCTTG GGCTGAGTCCTCCTCAACAATTTATGATGTCTATCAAAGAGAAAATGACAGCCTAACAGACTTCGGTAAG gaTGTGGTGAAGGAGATGAACAGATTGGGGATGATAGTAGACCTGTCCCATAGTTCCTGGGCCACAGCCAGGGCAGTACTGCAGATCTCTAAGGCTCCAGTTATTTTCAGCCACTCCTCAGCCCATGCCGTGTGTAACCACAGCCGCAATGTTCCCGATGACCTGCTCCGCGAACTG AAGGAGAACGGAGGACTCATCATGGTTAATCTGCACAGTGGGTTTGTGGCTTGCCATGGCCAAGCCAATATCTCCATTGTGGCTG ACCATTTTACCCACATTAGGAAGGTGGTTGGATCTGAGTCAATAGGAATAGGAGGGGACTTTGATGGAGCTTCTAA GTTTCCTCTTGGATTAGAGGATGTGTCCAAGTATCCCGCTCTGATCCAGGAGCTGCTGaagagacactggacagagaacgAGTTGTCCGGGGTCCTCAGACACAACTTCCTACGTGTGTTCAAGGAGGTCGAGAAA gagCGTGACAGGCAGAAAGCGAAAGGAACTCTCCCCAGTGAAGCTCAGATCGACTTGACTGGGGTTCAGAACCCCTGCAGACTGGTACTCAGGCGACCTTACCACCAGACGACAAAGATGGAACAGATGTACTCCAAGGGCCACAGTGAACTGGTGGTCCCCAGGAGTCTGGTCTGGACCATGGTTATACTAATCTCCTGCCTCTGTGTCCTGATGGACCATTAA